In a genomic window of Pangasianodon hypophthalmus isolate fPanHyp1 chromosome 19, fPanHyp1.pri, whole genome shotgun sequence:
- the LOC128321676 gene encoding LOW QUALITY PROTEIN: uncharacterized protein LOC128321676 (The sequence of the model RefSeq protein was modified relative to this genomic sequence to represent the inferred CDS: inserted 1 base in 1 codon) — translation MVLQGAAVSGERLSQFSPGNVAGLGGSRPLLRPSQRLAHFPHVSSPPQGTQLTASITPEVSLERLIPLVSFLAAWKLLPNVSHWVLRTVERGYRIQFGSPPPSFSGVLPTVVGPEQALVLEQEVRTLLRKEAIEVVPPHDRESGFYSRYFIVPKKGGGLRPILDLRQLNLSVARLKFRMLTVTQVVSQIRSEDWFVTIDLKDAYFHISILPPHRKFLRFAFGGEAYQYRVLPFGLALSPRTFTKCVDAALAPMRLRGIRILNYIDDWLILAHSEQMAARHRDAVLAHMKELGLRLNAEKSVLSPAQRTAYLGIVWDSTTMQARLSPARIESVLTSVARVKVGWSLTVKQFQRLLGLLAAASNVIPFGLLHMRPLQWWLKTRGFFRNRGNPLRMIKVTRRCRRALAVWREPGFLSQGPVLGAPGRRVVLATDASLTGWGAVMSGRPARGLWSSRHLTWHINRLEXTLKHFLPDLRGRHVLVRTDNTTVVSYINRQGGLRSRPLYRLALQILVWSQGNLLSLRAAYIPGHLNVGADALSRQGPVPGEWRLHPEVVELIWRMFGRAQVDLFATQETSHCPLWFSLIHPAPLGLDAMVQPWPRLRLYAFPPVALLPGVLERVRRDGIRLLLVAPFWPGRVWFSDLISLLDGSPWEIPIRRDLLSQAGGHLHPRPELWKLWVWPLRGHNSALPVSQPRLWRPSSRQTRSLPLEVALMEMVSKSPLCENVVELLEWLETSTFFILVLEQPIPCIELYKFCRFLHHDFKPENILINPETLELIDFGCGDLLTDELYRDYAGTLAYWPPEWVLYAEYFGIPATVWSLGVVLFDLICRQLSFFSDNEIVEGHLGVT, via the exons atggtgcttcagggcgcagcggtctccggcgagcgcctctcccagttctcgcccggcaacgtagcgggtctgggaggctcgcggcctctcctgaggccttcgcagcggttagctcatttcccccatgtcagttcgccgcctcagggcacccagctaaccgcttctattacaccagaggtcagtctcgagaggctgattcccttagtgagctttctggcagcgtggaaacttctgccaaatgtgtctcattgggtcctgcgtactgtagaaagaggctaccgaattcagttcggctcgcctccacctagtttttctggggttcttcccactgtggtgggtcccgagcaggctctggtattggagcaggaagtacgtactctcctgaggaaggaggccatcgaggtggtccctcctcacgacagggagtcagggttctacagccggtacttcattgttcccaagaaggggggagggctgcgtcccattttggacttgcggcaattgaacctctcagtcgctcgactgaagttcaggatgcttacggtcactcaggtcgtgtctcagatcaggtccgaggactggttcgtcacgatcgacctaaaagatgcgtatttccacatctccatccttcccccgcacaggaagttcctgaggttcgcctttgggggcgaagcttaccagtatcgggttcttcccttcggcctagcactctcaccccgcaccttcacgaagtgcgtggatgctgccctggctcctatgcgactacggggcatccgcatactgaactatatcgacgactggttgattttagctcattcagagcagatggcggctcggcatcgagatgccgttctcgcccatatgaaggaactggggttaagactaaacgccgagaaaagcgtgctttctccagctcagagaaccgcttatctaggcatcgtgtgggattcgaccacgatgcaggcacgtttgtctcctgctcggatcgagtcggtcctcacatcggtcgcgagagtgaaagtaggctggtcactcactgtaaagcagtttcagagactgctgggcctattggcagctgcatccaacgtgataccgtttggcctgctgcacatgagacccctacagtggtggctcaagaccaggggttttttccgaaacagaggaaacccgctccgcatgatcaaggtcacacgacgatgccgccgtgccttagctgtgtggagagaacctgggttcttgtctcagggcccggtcctgggagctcctggtcgccgcgtagtgctagcgacggatgcgtccctcaccggatggggagcggtcatgagtggccgtcctgcccgtggtctgtggagcagccgccatctcacttggcacatcaaccgcctgg aaacactgaaacactttctcccagacctaagaggccgccacgtgttggtgcgcaccgacaacacgacggtggtctcttacatcaaccgccagggaggtctgcgttcgcgccccctttacaggctggctctccagatccttgtgtggtcccaagggaacctcctctcattgagagcggcctacatccctggtcatctcaacgtgggagcggacgccctgtcgaggcaggggccggtgcccggggaatggagactccaccccgaggtggtggagctcatatggcgtatgttcggcagagcccaggtggatctgtttgcgacgcaggagacgtcgcactgtcccctttggttctctctgattcatccagctcctcttggactggatgccatggtacagccgtggccgaggctgcgtctgtacgcctttcctccggtcgctctgctcccgggagttctggagagagtgcgtcgggacggaattcgtctactgttagtagccccattctggccgggccgagtatggttctcggacctgatttccctcctagacggctccccatgggagattccgatcaggagggatctcctctcacaggcggggggccatcttcacccccgcccggagctgtggaagctgtgggtgtggcctctgagggggcacaactccgcgcttccggtctctcaaccgaggttgtggagaccatcctccag ACAGACACGCAGCCTGCCTCTGGAGGTGGCATTAATGGAGATGGTGTCCAAGTCTCCTCTATGTGAGAATGTGGTGGAGCTACTGGAATGGCTGGAGACATCCACTTTCTTCATCTTGGTGCTAGAGCAACCCATCCCCTGCATAGAGCTTTATAAATTCTGCAGAT TTCTTCACCATGACTTCAAGCCTGAGAATATTCTGATCAATCCGGAGACGCTGGAGTTGATCGACTTTGGCTGTGGCGATTTGTTGACGGATGAACTCTACAGGGACTATGCAG GCACTCTGGCTTACTGGCCTCCTGAGTGGGTTCTCTATGCAGAGTATTTTGGCATTCCTGCTACTGTCTGGAGTCTGGGTGTAGTTCTGTTTGACTTGATCTGCAGACAGTTGTCCTTTTTCAGCGATAATGAGATTGTTGAGGGGCATCTGGGTGTAACCTAG
- the LOC113523950 gene encoding uncharacterized protein LOC113523950 → MITLFVALYSLLCLCTAVKTSDIKELHVKTVKRGEDVTMECNISMEKDKNNLVWYRQSFGKLPQFLAKPYSNTLGYTFDEGFKDSRFSITVNDHKFDLHIIKTIEDDGGEYFCGELEGNILKFTSGTHLQFEGEEMKHCRTPGTVNKNTDSVTLQGSDCNNGKGNEYWIIALTTSIIISLIIIAVLIGVLFKNQRKGASSRNHQIPTNQADDQDVLNYAAVTFAKKPSSSRTSRDKSYEDVYAQVKIK, encoded by the exons ATGATCACACTCTTTGTCGCTCTTTACTCTCTGCTTTGTCTTTGCACAGCTG taaaaacttCTGACATCAAGGAGCTTCACGTGAAAACAGTAAAGCGTGGAGAAGATGTAACTATGGAGTGTAACATTAGCAtggagaaagacaaaaataatttagTTTGGTACAGACAGAGTTTTGGAAAATTACCTCAGTTTTTAGCAAAACCATACAGTAACACTTTGGGCTACACATTTGATGAGGGATTCAAAGATAGCCGCTTcagtattactgtaaatgaCCATAAGTTTGATCTCCACATTATCAAAACGATAGAAGATGATGGAGGAGAATATTTCTGTGGAGAATTGGAGGGAAATATACTAAAGTTCACATCTGGAACACATCTGCAATTTGAAG GTGAAGAGATGAAACACTGTCGTACACCTGGAACGGTTAACAAGAACACAGATTCTGTTACACTCCAGGGTTCAGACTGCAACAATGGAAAAG GAAATGAATATTGGATTATTGCCTTAACAACCTCCATAATAATATCTCTTATTATAATTGCGGTTCTGATtggagttttatttaaaaatcaaagaaaag GTGCTTCATCAAGAAACCATCAAATTCCCACTAATCAG GCTGATGATCAAGATGTCTTGAACTATGCAGCTGTGACTTTTGCTAAGAAACCTTCATCCTCCAGAACCTCCAGAGACAAGAGCTATGAAGACGTTTATGcacaagttaaaataaaatag